From Cygnus olor isolate bCygOlo1 chromosome 7, bCygOlo1.pri.v2, whole genome shotgun sequence, a single genomic window includes:
- the LOC121073241 gene encoding LOW QUALITY PROTEIN: calcium uniporter protein, mitochondrial-like (The sequence of the model RefSeq protein was modified relative to this genomic sequence to represent the inferred CDS: inserted 2 bases in 2 codons; deleted 1 base in 1 codon) yields MDDGKILMESRLELSRKAEKRTTLVLWGGLAYMATQFGILARLTWWEYSWDIMEPVTYFITYGSAMAMYAYFVMTRQEYVYPDARDRQYLLFFHKGAKKTRFDLEKYNQLKDAMLRQSWTLRGXETRCRFHCPSSKLMXRTDQQRSSEPRRKTCS; encoded by the exons ATGGATGATGGCAAGATACTGATGGAAA GTAGGCTGGAGctcagcaggaaagcagagaagaggacGACCTTGGTGTTGTGGGGAGGGCTGGCCTACATGGCCACTCAGTTTGGGATTCTGGCCCGCCTCACCTGGTGGGAGTATTCTTGGGACATTATGGAACCAGTCACCTATTTCATCACCTATGGTAGTGCCATGGCAATGTACGCTTATTTCGTAATGACTCGCCAG GAGTATGTTTATCCAGATGCCAGAGACAGACAGtacttattatttttccataaaggAGCC AAAAAGACCAGATTTGACCTAGAGAAATACAATCAACTCAAGGATGCAATGCTCAG GCAGAGTTGGACCTTAAGAG TCGAGACCCGCTGCAGGTTTCACTGCCCATCCAGCAAATTGA AAAGGACTGATCAGCAACGAAGCTCTGAACCCCGGCGAAAAACCTGTTCATAG